From Chryseobacterium camelliae:
CTTTTACGTCCTTTAGTCAGTATTTTCCGGACCGCCTTGGCAATATTTTCCGGGCGGTGATCTTCAATAATTTCACCTACATCAAACTGATTTTTAATCTTCTCCATTTCAGGCATACGTGACATGATCAGTGGTACGCGTGCCTGGATACAGTCGAGGACCTTGTTCGGCAGGGAATAAAAATAGCTTTCGCCGCCGTTTTCTTCAATACTCATCCCACAGTCTGCGGTAAGAGTGATCAGCCGGAGATCTTCCGGTTTCAGTTTACCTAAAAACTGTACTTTATGCTGAAGGCCTTCTTTTATGACCAGCTGTTCATACTCATGCTTCCTTGGTCCATCCCCAGCTATTTTAAAAATAACTCCATCAAGATGATGCATGGCCAGGATTGCTTTGTCAATGCCACGGAACGGGTTGATCGCCCCCTGATATAGCAAAATTTTCGGATTGTTTTCCGGTATTTCAGAATTGAAATCTATTCTTCGGGGTGCATTCTGGATGACTATAGAATTCACACCGTACTTTTTTTGAAACCATTGCGCGTAGCTTCCGCTGGCGGTCAACATCAATTTTAGTTTGGGAAGGATGGCCTTTTCGGTGAACCGCCATAATTTCTGTGACATTTTGCCCTGTATGGCAGGCATTTCGGAAAATATTTCATGACTGTCAAAAACCAGGGGGATATTCAGTTTTCCGGCCAATATATAATTGGGAACCAGGACATCCAAATCATTGGCATATAAAATTACATTCGGGGATGCTTTTTTTTTCAGGATTCTGTATAGTTTCCAGTTGAATTCAAAGTAAGCGGTTTTAAGGCTTTTTGAGGCCAGCTCTATTCTCGAAAAAGGATATGGCCGGGACATGTCTTCGGCGCCGTTCCAAGTATTTCCGATCAGTTCAATATCGTACCCGTTCTCATGAAGCGTCCGGCAGACCTTTTCTATACGCTGATCGGTATACAGGTTACTGAATGCTGAAATGATCAATTTCTTACGCATCGGCTTTCTTTCCTGCCATTAGATGATACAGCTGGATAAAGCAGATCAGCCCGTTGGGAATGATCACAGGCCAGAGCATTCCGCTGAATATCCCGTAGATCACAAAACAGATGCATCCTATCAGATTAACGATCCTGATCTTTC
This genomic window contains:
- a CDS encoding glycosyltransferase, which produces MRKKLIISAFSNLYTDQRIEKVCRTLHENGYDIELIGNTWNGAEDMSRPYPFSRIELASKSLKTAYFEFNWKLYRILKKKASPNVILYANDLDVLVPNYILAGKLNIPLVFDSHEIFSEMPAIQGKMSQKLWRFTEKAILPKLKLMLTASGSYAQWFQKKYGVNSIVIQNAPRRIDFNSEIPENNPKILLYQGAINPFRGIDKAILAMHHLDGVIFKIAGDGPRKHEYEQLVIKEGLQHKVQFLGKLKPEDLRLITLTADCGMSIEENGGESYFYSLPNKVLDCIQARVPLIMSRMPEMEKIKNQFDVGEIIEDHRPENIAKAVRKILTKGRKSFQNELEKAAGVLCWENEEAKLLQIFEKIR
- a CDS encoding uroporphyrinogen decarboxylase encodes the protein MNPETATYIGYSASLFIVLSFILKDVRKIRIVNLIGCICFVIYGIFSGMLWPVIIPNGLICFIQLYHLMAGKKADA